A stretch of DNA from Synergistaceae bacterium:
GCTGTTCTTTGCTGTTCTTTGCTGTTCTTTGCTGTTCTTTGCTGTTCTTTGCTGTTCTTTGCTGTTCTTTGCTGTTCTTTGCTGTTCTTTGCTGTTCTTTGCTGTTCTTTGCTGTTCTGATCAGTCAGTATCATTCAGTATGCCCTCTTGCTTGTAAAATTTAGCTCATTATATCATTATGAAGCCTTTAACTTATACACCATTGCGAGAATTTCAGCGACTCCCCTGTAAAGGTCTTCGGGAATTTCCTCGCCGATTTCTACATTTTGATATAGTGCCCAAGCGAGCGGTTTATTTTCTATGACGGGGATTAAATTTGCTTCTGCTATTTCTCTGATTCTGCGTGCTAAAAAGTCTCCCCCCTTTGCTATAACTTGAGGCGCGCCCATTAATTTGCGGTCATAAACAAGAGCTACTGCAATATGAGTCGGGTTTGTGATTACGACATCAGCTTTGGGAACGTCGGCCATCATTCTTTGTTTTGCCATTTCGCGTTGTTTCTGCCTGATTTTCTGCTTGACTTGGGGGTCTCCTTCCATTTGCTTGTATTCGTCTTTAATTTCTTTCTTGCTCATTCTGATAGATTTCTCGAAGTCCCATTTTTGATAGAAATAATCAGCAAAGGCCATTACTAGCAGCATTAAAGCAAGCCTCATAGCCAGCCACCATAACATATCCCAGAAAGCGAGACTCCCGAATAATAACGGCATTTGCATAGCTTTTGACGAGGTTGGCAAATAATTTCTCACAGCAGAATAAATCATCACAGCAAAAATACTAGCCTTCAATAAACCTTTCAGAAGCTCGACGATTGAACGCAGGGAAATAATTTTTTTCATGCCGGTGAAGGGATTCAATCTGTCAAATTTCGGGCCAAATGGTTCACCCGTCATAGCAAAACCTACTTGAGCAATAACAGTGCATGTCGAGAATAATACAACGAGTCCCCCCAGAGGCAGCCACGACGCAAAATAATCTTTCATAGCCTCCCATGAAACGAGATAAAGCCAGCCATCCTGCAATAAAGCCTTATCGCCCATAAA
This window harbors:
- the flhB gene encoding flagellar biosynthesis protein FlhB — encoded protein: MSSHTNKKFNLQFFAEERTEEATPRKREKVREEGRVCVSKDLNAAVAIITALLGMTMLGALTWRTLTSLITFSISFMGDKALLQDGWLYLVSWEAMKDYFASWLPLGGLVVLFSTCTVIAQVGFAMTGEPFGPKFDRLNPFTGMKKIISLRSIVELLKGLLKASIFAVMIYSAVRNYLPTSSKAMQMPLLFGSLAFWDMLWWLAMRLALMLLVMAFADYFYQKWDFEKSIRMSKKEIKDEYKQMEGDPQVKQKIRQKQREMAKQRMMADVPKADVVITNPTHIAVALVYDRKLMGAPQVIAKGGDFLARRIREIAEANLIPVIENKPLAWALYQNVEIGEEIPEDLYRGVAEILAMVYKLKAS